One region of Primulina tabacum isolate GXHZ01 chromosome 1, ASM2559414v2, whole genome shotgun sequence genomic DNA includes:
- the LOC142549547 gene encoding transcription factor PCL1-like: MDDQLRIEGDDGVAEWEAGLPSVDQLASLSLSLIPVDLASAFRILPEPLRTAGDVNRASHSNLTSLRDIKPARDCVVYEQEGSDPKKSRLMGPIDEEGGGDCMDYQSMDVSEKAVKKSRLVWTPQLHKRFVEVAVHLGLKNAMPKTIMQLMNVEGLTRENVASHLQKYRLYIKRMQGCSNEGPSPSDHLCASSEATSKRM, translated from the coding sequence ATGGATGATCAGCTGAGGATCGAGGGGGATGATGGAGTGGCGGAATGGGAGGCCGGCCTTCCCTCCGTCGACCAACTGGCGTCCTTGTCTCTGTCTTTGATACCGGTGGATCTGGCGTCGGCGTTTAGAATCTTACCGGAGCCGCTGCGGACAGCGGGTGATGTCAACCGTGCCTCACACTCTAATCTTACCTCCCTTCGTGATATTAAGCCCGCTAGGGATTGCGTGGTGTACGAACAAGAAGGATCCGACCCGAAGAAGAGCCGGCTGATGGGCCCAATCGATGAGGAGGGCGGTGGTGATTGCATGGATTACCAGTCGATGGACGTGTCGGAGAAGGCTGTGAAGAAATCGCGGCTTGTGTGGACCCCTCAGCTGCACAAGCGATTTGTCGAAGTGGCTGTGCACTTGGGCTTGAAGAACGCGATGCCGAAGACGATCATGCAGCTCATGAACGTCGAGGGTTTGACGAGGGAGAATGTTGCCAGTCATTTGCAGAAGTATAGATTGTATATTAAGAGGATGCAGGGGTGTTCCAACGAGGGGCCCTCTCCGTCGGATCATTTATGTGCTTCAAGTGAGGCGACATCAAAACGGATGTGA